In Desulfovibrio litoralis DSM 11393, a genomic segment contains:
- a CDS encoding cytochrome c3 family protein, producing the protein MKKASNNIYILWLIAVALTIAFLGLSFWSPTSNIPQVTETKEQPLDFILVKQTNSTQPIKGLAPFNSETDEYVLSVWSKQGMAQILDPSPEWSLLPPGSVLEAQLFKRGPELGVVTENVTISYSFDTELNGGTLVNAQGKPLEIKGIFKLQKDSKFNQSVFATEEIIALPYINTNNEKNFEAYPMVKIEAKDQDGKLLAQTVVALPLTTEIGCKNCHTGDWRVAGQAGIDKSTSNDILTVHDRINKTTLVAQARAGNKIDCKSCHNETHKTGLNLSAAIHGWHAVYMTNKKEDACYACHPGAKDSRSNFAFDTHAVQNINCINCHGYMEDHALSLLKQEADQGKTVAQKIANQIAPRSVDNIEKILPRKAWVNLPSCASCHDHSERPNSNTASSFNKWTKDEEELFSNSSDEMGIVRCSACHGSPHAIYPMMTVNKVVAVNGTPAYHSIEQNTRANSIPLQYQNLAKPLGAKNNCAVCHNSEMEMSAHHPLIED; encoded by the coding sequence ATGAAAAAAGCTTCAAATAATATATATATACTATGGCTGATAGCAGTTGCTTTAACCATCGCCTTTTTGGGTTTAAGCTTTTGGTCTCCGACTTCAAATATACCACAAGTTACCGAAACCAAAGAACAACCTCTTGATTTTATTCTCGTAAAACAAACAAATTCAACCCAACCCATAAAAGGTTTAGCTCCTTTTAACTCCGAAACCGACGAATATGTTTTAAGCGTTTGGAGTAAACAAGGAATGGCTCAAATTCTTGATCCAAGTCCTGAGTGGAGTTTACTGCCTCCCGGTTCAGTTTTAGAAGCACAGCTATTTAAACGAGGTCCGGAACTTGGCGTTGTAACAGAAAATGTAACTATTTCTTATAGTTTTGATACTGAGCTTAATGGCGGAACCTTAGTAAACGCTCAAGGTAAGCCTCTTGAAATAAAAGGAATTTTTAAATTACAAAAAGACAGTAAGTTTAATCAAAGTGTGTTTGCTACCGAAGAAATAATTGCCCTACCTTACATTAATACAAATAATGAAAAAAACTTTGAAGCTTATCCAATGGTAAAAATAGAAGCCAAAGATCAAGACGGAAAACTCTTGGCTCAAACTGTTGTTGCCCTGCCTTTAACCACTGAAATCGGCTGTAAAAATTGCCACACCGGAGATTGGCGAGTCGCCGGTCAAGCAGGTATAGATAAGTCTACATCAAACGATATTCTCACAGTACATGATCGTATCAACAAAACAACTTTGGTTGCTCAAGCAAGGGCAGGCAACAAAATAGACTGTAAAAGTTGTCATAATGAAACACATAAAACAGGCTTAAACCTTTCAGCCGCTATTCACGGTTGGCACGCCGTATACATGACAAACAAAAAGGAAGATGCCTGTTATGCTTGTCACCCTGGAGCAAAAGATAGCAGATCAAACTTTGCTTTTGATACTCATGCCGTTCAAAATATTAATTGTATTAATTGCCACGGTTACATGGAAGACCACGCTTTAAGTTTATTGAAACAAGAAGCTGATCAAGGTAAAACAGTTGCTCAAAAAATAGCTAACCAAATTGCACCACGAAGCGTAGACAATATTGAAAAAATTCTTCCTAGAAAAGCTTGGGTTAACTTACCTTCTTGTGCGTCTTGCCATGATCATTCCGAAAGACCAAACAGTAATACGGCATCATCTTTTAATAAATGGACAAAAGACGAAGAAGAACTCTTTTCAAACAGTAGTGATGAAATGGGTATAGTGCGTTGTTCCGCCTGTCATGGTTCTCCACACGCTATTTATCCGATGATGACGGTTAATAAAGTCGTGGCTGTTAACGGAACGCCGGCATATCACTCTATCGAACAAAACACAAGAGCCAACTCAATTCCTTTGCAATACCAAAATCTTGCAAAACCTTTAGGAGCAAAAAACAATTGTGCCGTATGTCATAACAGCGAAATGGAAATGTCAGCACATCACCCGCTAATTGAGGATTAA
- a CDS encoding cytochrome ubiquinol oxidase subunit I has translation MNYPVWNMPLINGGLLIAIIAVLHIFIAQLAVGGGFFLVMTEAKGHKEQSKEILKWVKGHTKFFILLTMVFGGLSGVGIWFVTALVSPTAVSFLVRNFAYAWASEWAFFLGEIIALLVYSATFQACIDGKLSPQKHMFTGWIYALFAFLSLFAINGIVSFMLTPGDWQNINDFWIGIFNPSFFPALFYRTANSLLLAGVFGLITALYIKDEKTRESMLRWCALWVCVPFFVMFASAFWYATTLPGFEGGFTLPASLLRRTTDVRPFLNIFIFVTPLLLLVGLAIFLFLAKAPKLVRLPLVILIMLISLVQMGSFEWLRETTRRPYVIYGLIYSNDIPVSEAKRMNEQGALSAWANAPNLDTNEGKIKAGHFLFTQQCANCHGFGGPMINIAPRVAGRGVMGIEAQLIGQGKLLTYMPPFLGTDQERHTLAFYLHHLFPNKQQ, from the coding sequence ACATATTTTCATCGCGCAACTGGCTGTTGGTGGCGGTTTTTTTCTAGTAATGACCGAGGCTAAAGGACACAAAGAACAGTCAAAAGAAATATTAAAATGGGTCAAAGGACATACAAAATTTTTCATCTTATTAACCATGGTTTTTGGCGGACTTTCCGGCGTAGGGATTTGGTTCGTTACTGCCTTAGTGTCTCCAACGGCGGTTTCTTTTCTGGTGCGAAATTTTGCTTATGCTTGGGCAAGCGAATGGGCGTTTTTCTTAGGAGAAATCATCGCCCTGCTCGTTTATTCCGCAACTTTTCAAGCCTGTATCGACGGTAAACTCAGCCCTCAAAAACATATGTTTACTGGCTGGATTTACGCACTTTTTGCCTTTTTGTCTCTATTTGCAATTAACGGAATCGTCAGCTTTATGCTTACCCCCGGAGACTGGCAAAATATTAATGATTTTTGGATAGGTATTTTTAACCCTAGCTTTTTCCCCGCTTTATTTTATCGTACGGCAAACTCTCTATTACTCGCCGGAGTTTTTGGTTTAATAACTGCTCTTTACATTAAAGATGAAAAAACCAGAGAATCAATGTTGCGTTGGTGTGCTTTATGGGTTTGTGTTCCATTTTTTGTTATGTTTGCTTCTGCCTTTTGGTATGCGACCACCCTACCCGGTTTTGAAGGCGGCTTTACCTTACCAGCTTCTTTATTAAGACGCACAACAGACGTAAGACCGTTTTTAAATATTTTTATCTTTGTTACTCCTTTATTGCTTTTAGTTGGTCTAGCTATATTTTTATTTTTAGCAAAAGCCCCAAAACTTGTACGACTACCCCTTGTTATTCTTATTATGTTAATATCATTAGTACAAATGGGATCTTTTGAATGGCTACGAGAAACAACTCGCCGCCCTTATGTTATTTATGGCTTAATTTATTCTAATGATATTCCGGTTTCGGAAGCAAAACGCATGAACGAACAAGGGGCTTTAAGTGCATGGGCAAACGCTCCGAACCTTGATACCAATGAAGGAAAAATTAAAGCCGGACACTTTTTATTCACCCAACAATGTGCTAATTGCCACGGTTTCGGCGGACCAATGATAAATATAGCTCCAAGGGTCGCAGGAAGAGGAGTTATGGGAATAGAAGCCCAATTAATTGGACAAGGTAAACTTCTTACTTACATGCCGCCTTTTTTAGGAACAGACCAAGAACGCCACACCCTTGCATTTTATTTACATCACTTATTCCCAAACAAACAACAATAA